Within Mucilaginibacter inviolabilis, the genomic segment CATGAAAAACTGCTGCTCACGGCGCAATGCCAGCGCTATTATTGTTTGGGCCATGCTTCTCTTGTTTTAGGGATGCTCATCTTTATGGATTATCCGGCCCAAAAGATTTATCAGGCAGATACACAAAAACTGGCTAATCTGCTCATGTTATTTGCTATGATTAGTTTTCCTGTATCTGTTTTGTTTTTAAAAGTACCGGGGCTATCACAGTTCTCCTATCAGTTTAATTCGCTCAGCTTCATTGCAGGTACATTGGCTTTGGCATTTGCCATCCCGCTCAAAAAAATTGGCAACACGCTGATATGCATCGGTTTTTACTGTTTTAATTTTTATCAGTCGCTCATCTCGGGCTTTAAAGAGCCTATTATCGTAAGCGTAATGGTATTAGGAATATTCCTGTATCCCAATTATAAAAAGGCAGTTACCTTTACTTTCATCCCCCTATTACTGTTGTTATTTATTTTTTTGCCTACCTACAATCGTGTTTTCAGGCAAAATGCATGGGCAGGTAACAGCAATGCCAGCGAAGCCAGTCAATTAGCTTTAGATGCTACCCTAAACAATGATGGCGAAGGTGATGATTCCAACTGGTCGTTTTTAGTGAATCGCCTAAGCGAAATAGATATGTTTACCCGTTTTGTACAATCAACCCCCAAACAGGTAGATTATTATGGTTTTACATTGCTTAAACAATCCGGCACGGCTATTATTCCACGGATATTCTGGCCCTCTAAACCCATTACCGAAGAAATGATTATGGAACGGGTTTACAATGCCGGGGTTATTAACCGTTTTTCCAATGTATCGGCTAAACCTGCATTTATTGTGGATGCCTATCTTTCGGGAGGAGCTTTAGGTATCATTTTATGTTTATTTGCCTACGGCGCCATCGCTCAGTTGATAGCGCTGCAGGCCGAGAAACTCTTTGGCGGATATATCCTGGGCACAGCGCTCATTTTTAGCGGCTTGTTTCAAATAATGTGGCGCGGACTTAGTTTTGAGTTTTTAATTAACAGTGTATTCTGGAGTTATATTACCATGCTGATCATTCATAAAATACTTACAGCAACCCATATCCTTCAAAAGGTTTGAAAATTTTACAAATCTCGGCTTCTTACAAACCCGCGTTTATTTATGGTGGCCCCATTATGTCGGTATCCATGCTGTGCGAGCAATTGACAAAAGCGGGTTGCGACATCATGGTGTATACCACAACGGCTAATGGGTCAAATGAACTACCTGTAACACCAAACCAGCCTGTAAACATAGATGGAGTAACCGTTACCTATTTTAAACGGATTACTAAAGATCATACCCATTTTTCACCCGCCTTATTAAAGTCGGCTTGGCAAAACGTTAAGAAATACGATGTAGTACATATTCAAGCCTGGTGGAATTTGGTTTCGGTTTTATCATGCCTTATAGCAGTATGGCGCAAAGTGCCCGTTGTGGTTTCGGCCAGGGGCACGTTAAGTCCTTATTCTTTTAAAAACAAAAACGGGATGATAAAATCCCTCATCCATCGTTTGCTTACCAGGCCTTTATTAAAAAGATGTCATATCCACACTACTTCAGAATATGAACAGAACTCGGTTAATAGCATCGTCAGGTATAAAAGCATCACCACCATTTACAATTTTGTAAAACTACCTGATAATACATCTCCGGAGGAGATCCTTATTGCTGACCCAATCAAATTAATTTTCCTTTCCAGAATAGAAGAGAAAAAGGGCCTGGATATTTTGCTGAATGCGCTTGGCATGATAAAAATCCCCTTCCATCTTACTATTGCTGGCACGGGTAATAGTATTTACATCGATCAATTGAAAGCATTAGCTATTCAAAAAAACATTGATGATCACATTACCTGGACAGGCTTCATTAACGATTCCAAATTTGAATTGCTCGGGCAGCATCACCTTTTTGTGCTACCTTCACATGATGAAAATTTTGGCAATACGGTGATTGAAAGCCTGAGTGCAGGTACGGCAGTACTCATCAGCGAAACTGTTGGCCTGGCAGATTATGTAAAAAACAAACAGCTTGGCTGGTTATGCCTGCCCAATCCACAATCCATAAAAGAGGCCATCGGCCGTATCGCGCAACAACATACCGATCTGCTTCGTATCAGAAACTCGGCCGGGGCAATCATACGTGATGACTTTAACGAAAGCCGCTTAGTAAACCAATACCTGAACATGTATCAGCAAATTATATCAGCATGACAACGTACCAAGACTACGGATATCCGAACGATAACCCCTGCCACGCGTTTGATTATATGTTGGCTCCCCTGCTTTCATTGCTCCATAAAACAAATAACTCCTGCATCCTGGATTTAGGCTGCGGTAATGGTTATTTTGTAAATTACCTGATTTCGCAAGGATTTAACGCTTATGGTATCGATGCTTCAGAACAAGGCATTACGATAGCCAATAAAACAAATCCGGGGCGCTTTTTTATACAGGATCTGTCAAGCGGCGGCTTACCACAGCAAATAAGCCATTTACCTTTTGATACTATTGTTTCAACAGAAGTTATCGAGCACCTTTATGATCCATATCTGTTCATCAGCCTTTGTAGAGATATATTAAGTAAAACCAATGGCGAGCTTATTTTATCAACTCCTTATCATGGCTATTTAAAAAATTTATTTATCAGTTTATTTAATAAATGGGATACACATATAAGTCCGCTATGGCAGGGCGGGCATATTAAATTCTGGTCGTTTAAAACATTATCTGCCATATTGCAGGAACATGATTTTAAAGTAACGGACTTTAAAGGCAGCGGACGAATACCTTATTTCTGGAAATCAATGATCGTAAAAGCAAATCTTAGATGAGCGAAAGTATTGACATTGTTATCTTAACGTTTAACGAGGAAAAAAACATTGAGGCCTGCCTGCAAAGCGTATCGAAGTTAAACGCAAAAATATTTATTGTCGACTCAGGTTCTACCGATCGTACTTTAGCTATATGTGAACCCTATAACACCCATGTTTTTCATCATCCATTTGAGAATTATGCCTCCCAACGAAATTGGGCCCTGCAAAATTTACCATTGGAAGCCGAATGGACACTTAACATCGATGCTGATCATCGGGTTACCGAAGCCCTGGCAAATGAACTGACCGATTTATTTAGTCACGATATAGATACCGGGGTCAATGGTTTTTTAATAAGCCGCCAAACCTTATTTATGGATAAATGGATAAAGCATGGCGGTCATTATCCAACATATCACGCCAATTTGTTTCGCAAAGGTTTTGGCCATTGCGAAGAGAAACTGTACGATCAGCATTTTGTGGTCACCGGTAAAACAAACATTCTTAAAAACGATATTATAGATATTATTACCGATTCGGTTAATACTTTTATTGTAAGACACAACCATTGGGCTACGCTCGAGGCCCAATACCTGTTTGCCCAACAAACACAGACCACCGGGAACAATACCTCATTAATTAAACCCAAACTATTGGGCAACCCGATGGAGAGAAGGCGGTATATGAAAAAACAATATGAATCGCTCCCACTGTTTATAAGACCGGTTTTTTATTTTATGATCAGATATTTTATCAGATTGGGTTTTTTAGATGGTACCAGGGGATTTATATTTCATTTTTTACAGGGCTTTTGGTTCAGATTTTTAATTGATGTTAAGCTTTATGAACTTAGGCGGTCAAAAAAACAGCAAACACTTTGAGCGTTAGTTATTGAACATGAAAAACCCGGCAATCAAATTTATAGTTACCTTTCTTTTTCTGTTCCTGCTGTTTTATTACTTCAATTTACTGTTTCTGGGCATTACCAGTCCCGGAAATTATTACAGCCACTTTTTAGCGATAAATTTTAATTATATACAATGGTTGCGCTCACTTTTACTATCAGGCAGCGCCTTAATACTTAGGGCATTTGGTTTTGATGTAATTTACAACCATATCGATTTGTTGGTAGCGGGTAAAGGTACTATCAGATTAGCTTATGATTGCCTGGGCCTAGGGGTGATGAGCTTCTTTACAGCCTTTGTAATTGCCTATCCTAAAAAACTAAGCTCAAAGCTTTGGTTTCTGATTTCAGGACTATTAGGTATCCAGTTTTTAAACATTATCCGCTTTGTGCTGTTAGCCTTGTTTTGGAGTAAAAAAACAAACCAGGTAATTGATCATCATACTATCTTTAATATTATTATCTACATACTGATTATGATCTGTCTTTATTTTTGGGTTAAAAGTAAAGACCGTACCATTAACCATCATGCATAAAACCGATCTATCTACCTATAACAATCATCCTTTTCATCCGGGGGGCAATGCTGTAAAAAGGTTATTGTGGTTTTATGTAAATGCTTTATTCTTTAAAACCAGCTTGTTACCCATCAGCGGGTTTAAGGTGTTTTTACTCCGGATATTTGGTGCAAAAGTTGGTAAAAACGTAACTATTAAACCTTGTGTAAATATCAAATATCCCTGGCACCTGAGCATCGGCGATCAAAGCTGGATAGGTGAAAAGGCATGGATAGATAGTTTGGTTACCATCAGCATCGGCGCCCATGTATGCCTGTCGCAGGGTGCTGTGTTACTCACCGGTAGTCATGATTATAAAAAAACAAGTTTTAACCTCATAACCCAATCACTTATTATTGAAGATGGCGCCTGGATAGGTGCCGGCGCTATAGTAAATCTGGGCATTACAATTGCCAGTCACGCGGTACTAACCAGTGGCTCTGTGGCTACCAAAAACCTCGAAGCGTACAGTATATACC encodes:
- the xrtY gene encoding exosortase Y, with the protein product MKNPAIKFIVTFLFLFLLFYYFNLLFLGITSPGNYYSHFLAINFNYIQWLRSLLLSGSALILRAFGFDVIYNHIDLLVAGKGTIRLAYDCLGLGVMSFFTAFVIAYPKKLSSKLWFLISGLLGIQFLNIIRFVLLALFWSKKTNQVIDHHTIFNIIIYILIMICLYFWVKSKDRTINHHA
- a CDS encoding glycosyltransferase family 2 protein, whose protein sequence is MSESIDIVILTFNEEKNIEACLQSVSKLNAKIFIVDSGSTDRTLAICEPYNTHVFHHPFENYASQRNWALQNLPLEAEWTLNIDADHRVTEALANELTDLFSHDIDTGVNGFLISRQTLFMDKWIKHGGHYPTYHANLFRKGFGHCEEKLYDQHFVVTGKTNILKNDIIDIITDSVNTFIVRHNHWATLEAQYLFAQQTQTTGNNTSLIKPKLLGNPMERRRYMKKQYESLPLFIRPVFYFMIRYFIRLGFLDGTRGFIFHFLQGFWFRFLIDVKLYELRRSKKQQTL
- a CDS encoding class I SAM-dependent methyltransferase, giving the protein MTTYQDYGYPNDNPCHAFDYMLAPLLSLLHKTNNSCILDLGCGNGYFVNYLISQGFNAYGIDASEQGITIANKTNPGRFFIQDLSSGGLPQQISHLPFDTIVSTEVIEHLYDPYLFISLCRDILSKTNGELILSTPYHGYLKNLFISLFNKWDTHISPLWQGGHIKFWSFKTLSAILQEHDFKVTDFKGSGRIPYFWKSMIVKANLR
- a CDS encoding XrtY-associated glycosyltransferase XYAG1, with the translated sequence MKILQISASYKPAFIYGGPIMSVSMLCEQLTKAGCDIMVYTTTANGSNELPVTPNQPVNIDGVTVTYFKRITKDHTHFSPALLKSAWQNVKKYDVVHIQAWWNLVSVLSCLIAVWRKVPVVVSARGTLSPYSFKNKNGMIKSLIHRLLTRPLLKRCHIHTTSEYEQNSVNSIVRYKSITTIYNFVKLPDNTSPEEILIADPIKLIFLSRIEEKKGLDILLNALGMIKIPFHLTIAGTGNSIYIDQLKALAIQKNIDDHITWTGFINDSKFELLGQHHLFVLPSHDENFGNTVIESLSAGTAVLISETVGLADYVKNKQLGWLCLPNPQSIKEAIGRIAQQHTDLLRIRNSAGAIIRDDFNESRLVNQYLNMYQQIISA
- a CDS encoding putative colanic acid biosynthesis acetyltransferase, translating into MHKTDLSTYNNHPFHPGGNAVKRLLWFYVNALFFKTSLLPISGFKVFLLRIFGAKVGKNVTIKPCVNIKYPWHLSIGDQSWIGEKAWIDSLVTISIGAHVCLSQGAVLLTGSHDYKKTSFNLITQSLIIEDGAWIGAGAIVNLGITIASHAVLTSGSVATKNLEAYSIYQGNPAVKIRDRIITHQP